Within Acidimicrobiales bacterium, the genomic segment GCGCGCCGGTGCCGTGGTCGAAGAGGTCGACGTGGCCATGGACCATCGCCACACGGGCCGCAGCGTGAGCGGTTTCCGCCATCGGGCTCGGCAAGGTGCCGACGTGGTCCGGGCCTTGTGGCCTCGGCTCACCACCGCAGCGCAGCGCATGACGGGAATCGTCGTCGTGTTCGCCCTGCTGGCCGCGCTGGCGCTGTGGCTGGGGTCGCGCGAGGAACCCGCGAGCGTGGCTGCATCGGCGAGGCCGTCGAAGGTGCTGTTGGTGGGCGCGCCGGTCTTGGACTGGGACCATCCAGCGCCGGCCATGGCGGCCATGAACGTGCGCACCCGCTCCGACATCCCCTCGGCCGAGGAGGGCTACGCCACCTTGGGGGCGGGGGAGCGGGTCGACCTCGACGGCCGGCCTGTGCCCAACCGGCTAGGCGACGCCTTGCGGGCCGCGGGCAAGCGGGCCGTTGTGGTGGGCGAACCGGCGGCGCAGGCGGCCTTCGGCGCGTCGGCGCCGACGGCGGCGTCGGTGGACGAAGCATTGGCCACAGCCGACGTGGTGCTGGTCGACCAAGGGGCGCCGGTCGACGTGCGTCGGGCCGACACCTTGGTGCTGACCTTCGCCGTGCGGCCGCCGACCGAGGAGTGGCGGCTGGTCCCGCTGACGGCGTCGGGACCGGGCGTGCACGCCGGTTACCTGCATTCGCAGTCGACCCGGCGGGTGGGCGTGGTCACGCTGACCGATGTGGCGCCCACCGTGCTCGACGCCTTGGGCGTGGCCGTGCCACCGGGCATGGTGGGGCAGCCCTTGCGGTACCGGCCCGGCGACGTCTCGGCGGCGTACCTGCGCGAGCTCGACCGTGACGCCGCTTTCCGTGAGCGGCTGTGGCTGCCGGTCAACGTGGGGTTCATCACCATCCAGGTGCTCGCCTACGCGCTGGCGATCCTCGGCCGTCGCCATCGGATGCTGCGTTGGGTGGTGCTCGGGGTGGCGGCGTGGCCGTTGGCCACCTTCCTGTTCCGGGCCGTGCCCGACGGCGCCGCCTTGGGCAATGCCGGCGTGGCCGTGATGGTCGCTCTCGACGCTGCCGTGGTGTGGTTGGCGCTGCGGGCGCGCCGGCATCGCCTGGCGCCGCTGGCGTGGATCGGGGGCGCGACCGTCGCCTTGGTGCTGGTCGACGTGTGGACCGGTGCCCGCCTCCAGACGTCGAGCCTGTTCGGCTACTCGCTGCACACCGCGGGGCGGTTCACCGGCTTGGGCAACGCGGCGTTCGCCGTGCTCACCACGGCAGCCGTGCTCGCCGTGTGCTTGCACGTGCACCACGCACCCCGGCATCGAGAGGCGCTGGTGACCGCGGGCTGCGTGTTCGGCCTGGTGGCGTTGACCGACGGCGCGCCCACGTTGGGCGCCGACGTGGGCGGCATCCTCACCATGGTGCCTGTCTTCGGGTTGGCGTTGGTGGCCTTGGCCGGGCGGCGGCTGTCGGCTCGGTCGGTGGGCGTCGCCGGTGCGGCCACCGTCGTGGTGCTCGGCCTCGTGGCGTGGCTCGACTACCTGCGCGACACGCCGACCCATCTGGGCCGGCTGGTGGCCGACGTGCGCGAGCAAGGGGTGGGCGTGTTCTGGCGGACGGTCGAGCGGCGCACGTCGGCCAGCCTGCGCACCTACCGCTCGCCGTGGACGTGGTTCGTGCCGGTGGGCACCGTGTACCTGCTCGGAAAGCTGGTCGTGCTGCGGGCGTACCAGGGATGGCTGCCGCGAGGGTCCGCGCTGCGCATCGCCGCAGTCGCCATCCTGGCAGTTGGTGTCCTGGGCAACGTGGTCAACGACTCGGGGGTGGCGGTGACGGCCGTGATGTTCGTCTACCTGGGGCCGCTGCTGGTGGAGGCGGCGTCGTGACCGTCTTCGTGGCCGCCGTCGTGGGCTTCCTGGCCGGGCGCTTGGTGTGGTTGTTGCTGCGGCCCACCTTCGGGGTGCGCGAGCTGTTGCGGGAGAACTACCGCGGCCACGTGGTGCCCACCGCCGCAGGCGTGGTGCTGCCGCTGGCGCTCCTGGCCGTGGAAGCCGGGCGGGTGCTGTTCGACGCCATCACCGTGACCCGGGTGGCGACGGTGGTGGTGGCCGTGAGCATGGGCCTGCTCGGGCTGCTCGACGACCTGCTCGGCGTCGACGAGGCGCGGGGGTTCCGTGGGCACCTGGGGTCGCTGTTCCGCGGGCAGTTGACGATGGGCGGCACCAAGCTGCTCGGCGGCGTGGCGGTGGCCTTGATCGCGGTGGCGCCGTTGTCGGGCCCTGCGGTGGGGCGCATCCTGCTCGACGGGGCGTTGGTGGCGCTGGCCGCCAACCTCGGCAACCTCTTCGACCGGGGGCCTGGCCGGGCGGGCAAGCTAGGCGCGGCCTGCTTCGTGGGGTTGGCCGTGGCCGTTGCGGGCGACCCGGCGCTGACCGGCGTGGCCGTGGTGGTGGGCGCCACGGCGGCCATCCTGCTCGACGACCTGCACGAGCGGCTCATGCTGGGCGACACCGGGGCCAACGT encodes:
- a CDS encoding glycosyltransferase, with the protein product MSGVVAVVPAKDRADSVGDTVAALRPLVDEVVVVDDGSRDSTADAAVGARVVRLAQNVGKGGAVSAGVLAAPDADVYLLIDADVAGTAALADALLAPVLAGRADMTIGVLPAAGRRGGFGRVRALAAAGIRRACGFSARAPLSGQRAVRGDLLRSLLPLADRFGLEVGLTVDAVRAGAVVEEVDVAMDHRHTGRSVSGFRHRARQGADVVRALWPRLTTAAQRMTGIVVVFALLAALALWLGSREEPASVAASARPSKVLLVGAPVLDWDHPAPAMAAMNVRTRSDIPSAEEGYATLGAGERVDLDGRPVPNRLGDALRAAGKRAVVVGEPAAQAAFGASAPTAASVDEALATADVVLVDQGAPVDVRRADTLVLTFAVRPPTEEWRLVPLTASGPGVHAGYLHSQSTRRVGVVTLTDVAPTVLDALGVAVPPGMVGQPLRYRPGDVSAAYLRELDRDAAFRERLWLPVNVGFITIQVLAYALAILGRRHRMLRWVVLGVAAWPLATFLFRAVPDGAALGNAGVAVMVALDAAVVWLALRARRHRLAPLAWIGGATVALVLVDVWTGARLQTSSLFGYSLHTAGRFTGLGNAAFAVLTTAAVLAVCLHVHHAPRHREALVTAGCVFGLVALTDGAPTLGADVGGILTMVPVFGLALVALAGRRLSARSVGVAGAATVVVLGLVAWLDYLRDTPTHLGRLVADVREQGVGVFWRTVERRTSASLRTYRSPWTWFVPVGTVYLLGKLVVLRAYQGWLPRGSALRIAAVAILAVGVLGNVVNDSGVAVTAVMFVYLGPLLVEAAS